ACCACCGTCTTGCGGCCGTTCAGGAGGACCCGGTCCTCCAGCACCCAGCGGACCGCCCGGGCCAGGACCCGGCGCTCGATGTCGCGGCCCTTGCGCACCAGGTCCTTCGGCTGGTCGCGGTGGCTGATCCGCTCGACGTCCTGCTCGATGATCGGACCCTCGTCGAGGTCGGGGGTCACGAAGTGGGCCGTGGCGCCGATCACCTTCACCCCCCGGGCGTGGGCCTGGTGATAGGGCCGGGCGCCCTTGAACCCCGGCAGGAAGGAGTGGTGGATGTTGATGCAGCGCCCGGCCAGGCGCCCGGCCATGTCCTCCGACAGGATCTGCATGTAGCGCGCCAGGATGACCAGATCGGTCCCCGTGGCGTCGATCAGTTCGCTGAGGCGCGCCTCCTGGTCCGCCTTGGTCTCGGGGCTCACCGGCAGGTGGTGGAAGGCGATCCCCTTCAGGTCCGTGTGCGGGAAGCTGGCCTCCGGGTGGTTGGAGACCACCGCCGAGATGTCCATGGGCAGCTCGCCCTGCCGCCAGCGCCAGATCAGGTCGGCCAGGCAGTGGTCGGTCTGCGAGGCCAGGATCATCACCCGCCGCCGGGCCTTCGGGTCGCGCAGGGTCCAGTCCATGGCGAGGTCCGCCGCCAGGGCCTCCAGCCCCGGGCGCACGCCCTCGGCCCCGCCGGGGCCGGGGGTGAAGACCACGCGCATAAAGAAGCGCCCGGTCTCGCCGTCGTCGAACTGCTGGGCGTCGACGATGTTGGCGCCATGCTCGAACAGCAGGGTCGAGACGCGGGCCACGATGCCGGGCCGGTCGGGACAGGACAGGGTGAGGATCACGTCAGGGCTCCCAGGACGGGGCGGCGGATACCGCGAAAGGCGCGGGCTGGAAAGGCTCGGGCCATCAGGCTGGCGGCGGTGCGCCCAGACAGGCGGCGAGACCCGCAGCGTGCAGGCCCCGAACCTCCACCTGCTTGATCCGCGCCGAGGCGCCGGCGGCCAGGGTCAGGGCGGACTTCGGCAGGCCGAGGGCCGAGGACAGGGTCTTCAGGACGGCGGCGTTGGCGGCGCCCTCGGCAGGGGGCGCTGTGACCCGCACCTTCAGAACGGGCCGTCCGGCCTCGTCGCGCATCCAGCCTTCGACGGCGTCTCGCCCGCCCCGGGGCGTGACCCGGACAACCAGCCTCAGGACCGCAGGCTCAGAGCCCGCCAAGCAGGCCGGGCAGGATGAAGCGCTGGATCCCCTGGAGGACCAGGATGGCGATGATGGGGGTGATGTCGAGGCCGCCCAGCGGCGGGATGATGCGCTGGAGCGGACCCAGGACCGGGGCCGTCAGGGTCTCCAGCACCCGGTGGACGCCGGCCACGAAGCCGTTGCGCAGGTTCACGACGTTGAACGCCGTCAGCCAGGACATGATGGCGCTGATGATGATGGCCCAGATCATCACGTCGATCAGGCCGTTCAGGACGAAGTGCAGGAAGCTTCCGATCATTCCCGCCACATAAGCCGCCCGCGCGCGCCGGGCAAGCCGGGGCCCGCCAAGCCGTCTTGACAGCCCCGCCCCAAAACCGCTTATTCCGCGCCTTCCTTGGGGCCGTAGCTCAGTTGGTAGAGCGCATCGTTCGCAATGATGAGGTCAGGGGTTCGATTCCCCTCGGCTCCACCAGGAAGCTCCCCCCAACCTGACGCCCTCTCCTGCCGGTGACGCGCGGTCCGTCGTCGTGATACCGCTTCGACAGGCTTTCCGCAGAGGACGACCGCCATGGTGGCCATCAGCCGCGCCGACTTCCTGCTCCTCATGGTCGGCCTTCGGGATTCCGATCCGGGCAAGGACGAGCAGATCGCCTTCCTGCAGTTCTGCATGGACAACGCGGCCTGGAGCCACGGCCAGTTCCTCCAGGACCTCTGGGTGGCCTACGAGACGAAGATGCGGACCGGCGGCTTCTTCGTGGAGTTCGGGGCGACGGACGGGATCAAGTTCTCCAACACCCGGGCCCTGGAGACCCGGCTGGGCTGGAGCGGCATCCTCGCCGAGCCGGCGCGCATCTGGTACCCGGCCCTGCGCCGCAACCGGGCCTGCTTCATCGACGACCGCTGCGTCTGGACCAAGACCGGAGAGACCCTGGTCTTCAACCAGCCGGCCATCGCCGCCCACTCCACCATCGACGCCTATTCCAGGGGCGACAGCCTGGCCGGCACCCGGGCGGAGGGCCGGCGGTACGAGGTGACCACCGTGTCCCTGAACGACCTCCTGGCGCACTGGAATGCGCCCCGGCGGATCGACTACCTGTCCATCGACACCGAGGGCTCGGAGCTCGATATCCTGCAGGCCCTGGACTTCGGCGCCTGGGAGATCCGCCTGATCACGGTGGAGCACAACCACACGCCCAAGCGGCGCGAGATTCACGATTTCCTAGTCTCGAAGGGCTACCAACGGAAATTCGAGAGGCTGTCCAACGTCGACGACTGGTACGTGCGGACCTACTGAACCCGGGGGGAAATTGGGGGAAAAATGCGGAGGGGGCGGCAGGTCCGCCGCCCGGCTCATTCTGGGGGGGAATGCCGACGTGATCCGCCGGGTCCTCCCGCTCGCCGCCATTGCGTTCCTGCTGTCCGGCTGTGGCGCACCCGTCGCGGCGGTCCTGGCCGTCACGGTCTGCAAGGTCCCTGCGAGCGCGGCGCGGATTCCCGCCTGCCAGGCGCTGGCGGGCGCCCCTGGAGACACCCCAGCCCCCATGGTCGGCGTCGCGGGGCGCGCGGACGTGTTCCTCTCCGACAGCCTCGACGTCACGGTAACCGGCGTGGCGCAGAAGCGCAGCGCCCCCACCACCCGCGGCTCCACGATCCTTCGGACGCTCCAGCCCGGCGAGCGCCTTTCCGGGCGCTGGGTGCAGGGCGCGGACGGCGAGTCCCGGTGGCTGAAGACGACGGATGACGGCTATGTCTGGGACGGAAACCTGGGCGTACCCGGGTCGCTCACCCCCGAGGGGATCGAAGGCGTCCGGGTGGGCGCCGCCTACGCCCAAGTCCGGCCGCGCCTGTCCGCGGAGGGGGTCTACAGTTCCCAGGACAGCACATGGGACAAGGCCGCCTGCGAAGTCTACCCGACGCGGGACGGGCGGGCCTACGCCATGGTCGAGGACGGCCGCGTGACACGGATCTCGGTGGAGGACCGGCGGCTCCTGACGGCCGAAGGCATCCACGTCGGCTCGACCGAGGGCGAGCTGCGCTCGGCCTACGGCGCCCGCCTTCAGAAGAGGGAAAACCCCTACGCCGGGGCGGACTTCGTGATCTGGACCGGGTCCGAGCGGGGAATGCTGTTCAATGTCTACGAGGGCAGGGTCACGGAGATCCGCGCTGGCGGCCGGTCGATCCAGTACGTGGAGGGCTGCCTCTGAGACGTCCGCAACCCGCTGGCGGAGAACGCCCGGGAACCCTCGCGGGCCTGCGCTCCGCTGGCCTGCCGAGGGGGCTCGACGCCCTCTTCCGCGCGGGCCTGGCCCCCGCCGTCGCGGCCTGGTCCCTCAGCCTCGGGACCCCCGTGGGCGACCACGCGCCGGGCTGCCTGTTCCGCCTTCTCCTCGACCAGGACTGCTGGGGCTGCGGGACCCTGAGGGCCCTGGCCGCCCTCCTGCGCCTCGACCTCCCCGGCGCCCTGGCGCTCAACCCTCTCAGCCCGCTCGTTGCAGCGACCCTCGTCGCCGTGTCCGCCGGCGGGCTCCTGGAACTTCACGCCCATAACCGGAGATCTCCAAATGGCTGAATTCACCTTCATGGAGCAGCAGATGCTGACCCAGGACCTCACCGATCAGCAGAAGGTCCTGTTCAACGGCCAGTTCGCATCCGAGAAGAAGGACAGGACCCTGATCTTCGTCCTGTCGATCCTGTTCGGCACCCTGGGCGTCGACCGCTTCATGGTGGGCGACATCGGCTTCGGCATCCTGAAGCTGCTCACATTCGGCGGCTGCGGCATCCTCTGGCTCGTGGACCTGTTCCTGATCTGGGGCCGGGTCGACGACTTCAACCGCCGCAAGGCCTCCGAACTGGTCGCCACGATCAAGATGACGACGCCCGCAGCCCCGCCGCCGGCCGCACCGGCGGCGACGCCGGCGGCCTAGGCCTGCGCAGCGGAGGGGTTCAGCCGTCCGTCGGTTGACCCCCTCCGTCCCGCTACGCGGTCCACCTCCCCCTTGGGGGAGGAATTCCGGAGGCATTGCTCCCCCAAGGGGGAGCTGTCGTCTTGCGGGAATGGGCCTAATGGCTGGCCGCCGCCTTGTAAGCGCGGCTCCAGCGCTCGGGAATCTGCTTCCAGTCCTCGCGGCGGAAAGCCCTCATGATCGGCGAGGGATGGACGGAGCTGAAGAGGCTGAAGCCGCCGCCAGTCAGAAGCGGACGGGCTTCTTCAGCCCTGGCGCCCACGAGCACCACGGCCTTCAGCTGCGGTAGCAGCTGGACGAGGCGTAGAGCCTCAAGAGCGCCCTCCCTCACCTCGCGCGCCGTCACCTTCCGCGTGCCGTTCCAGCCGGGGATAAGGTTCCAGAGCACGGTCTCCCGTCGAGGGATGCCGGCGTCTCGCATGAAGTTGAAGATGGCCTCGGCGGTGGGATCATCATTGTCGCGACTGATGAATCCCGAGCCAGCTCGACCGGGCCGCGAAGCCGAGGTCATGGGCCCGGGCTTTTCGAGCAGGAAGAGCAGTCGAGCCTCGACGCCGCCATCCAGGGGATCGAAGTCGGGGAATTCGTCGGATGAGCGGGCCCTGAGCCGTTCCACATAGGCGATCAGGGGATGGATGTGCGGCTGCGCAAGGAGCCCGCGCCGCATCGCCCGGGCATCAGGGTCGCGAAGGCTGCGGGGCGTCTCAGGGCCCGGCCCCAGGCTCACCCCAGTCCCCGGAGGTAGCGCAAGCTCGCCTCCACGCTGGGCCAGTAGGGGTCCGGCGGGAAGTCGTGCTCGACAAAGCGGTGCTCGACGCCGACCTCGGATCCGGCGGCCAGGAGGGCGGGGAAGTCGAGGGTCCCGGCGCCCACATTGTCCATGCCGCCGTCTTCCCGGTAGTCCTTCAGGTGCAGGAGGCGCACGCGGTCGGCCAGCTGGCGGATCATGGCCAGGGGGTCCTCGCCGCCGCGCTTCAGCCAGTAGACGTCGAGCTCGAAGCTGACGCGGGCGGGGTCGAGGCCGGCGACCAGGCGGTCGAAGGGGCGGGTCCCTTCGGCGTCCGGCGCGAACTCGAAGTCGTGGTGGTGGTAGGCGACGCGGAAGCCGGCGTCGGTCGCCGTCAGGGCGAAGGCGTTCAGGTCGGCGATCACCCGGTCCCAGTCGCGCTGGTCCGGCATGACGAAGGGCAGGACGATCCAGCGGCAGCCGAGGTGGCGGGCCATGGCCAGGACGGCCTCTGGCCGGTCCCGCATGTCGTCGATCCCGGCGTGGACGGAGGGGCAGTCCAGGCCGATGGCCGCCAGGTGGTCGCCCAGGTCGGCGAAGTCCATGGACAGGGGGGCGGCGAACTCCACGGCGTCGTAACCGATCTCGCGGATGCGGCTGAGGGTCCCCTTGGGGTCGGCGGCGAAGGGCTTGCGCAGGGTGTAGAGCTGCAGGCCGTAGGCGGTCATCCGAGGACTCCGTCGCGGAGGAGGTCGGCGGCGTGGTTCGCCGTCCGGGCCGAGAGGGCCATGTAGGTCAGGGACGGGTTCATCGAGGCGCTGGAGGCCATGACCGCCCCGTCGGACAGGAAGAGGTTGGGAACCTGGTGAGCCTGGCCCCAGCCGTTGACCACCGAGGTCGCCGGGTCGCGGCCCATGCGCGCCGTGCCCATCTCGTGGATCCGGTCGCCGGGCGGAGTGATGTGCTCGGCGGCCTCCTCCCAGCGGTTGAGGTCGACACAGCCGGCGGCCTTGAGCATCTGGTGCGCGTCGCGGGCGGCCTCACGCATCATCAGGTACTCGTTGCGGCCGTGGGCGGCGTCGATCACCGGCACGGGGACGCCCCAGGCGTCCTTGCGCGTCGCCGACAGGGTGACCCGGTTGTCCGGGTTGGGCAGGACCTCGCCGAAGGGCATGAGCGACATGGACCAGGGCATGCCGCCCGGGGCCTCGGACCGGCGGGTGCGCACCGCCCCGCCCTGCATGCCGAAGCCGCGCAGGTAGGGCTTGTCGTCTTCGGTGACGTTGGCGTAGCGCGGGACATAGATGCCGGTCGGGCGCTCGCCCGGGTCCGGCTCGTCCTGGAAGCCCGGCCAGCGGCCGACGATGGGCCGGGTGCTGACATGGTCCATGAGGTTGCGCCCCACCTGGTCGCTGCCGTTGGCTAGGCCCCTCGGGAAGGCGTCCGACACCGAGTTCAGGAGCAGGGCCGAAGTGTTGATGCTGGAGGCGTTGAGGAAGACCATCCGGGCCGAATAGGTGCGGGCGGCCTTGGTCACGCGGTCGATGACCCGCACGCCGGTGACGCGGCCGAGCCCGGCGTCGTACTCCACCGAGGCGACGACGGCGTCGGTGACCACGGTCAGGTTGCCTGTAGCCTGGGCGGCCGGAAGGGTGGCCGCCTGGGTGGAGAAATAGCCGCCCAGGTTGCAGCCGTGGGCGCAGCGCAGCTTGCCCTCGCAGCGCTTGCGGCCCAGGTCCTGGTGGGTCTTGGTGGTGCGGCTGAGGTTGGCGACCCGACCCATGATCAGATTCCGGGTGGGGAAGGCCGCCTCGATGTTGGCCTTCACCGCCTCCTCGACGGCGTTCATCGGCCAGGGCGGCAGGAAGTCGCCGTCGGGCAGCTGGCACAGGCCGTCATAGTCGCCGCTGATGCCGGCGAAGGCCTCCACGTGGTCATACCAGGGAGCGAGGTCGTCATACCGGATCGGCCAGTCGACCCCGTGGCCGTCCTTCAGGTTGGACTCGAAGTCCTGAGGCGCCCAGCGGTAGGACTGGCGGCCCCAGGTCAGGGAGCGGCCGCCCAGCTGGTAGCCCCGTATCCAGCGGTAGGGCTTGCCCGGCGCGGTCTCGTAGGGGTGGTCGTAGTCGCTGGCCCAGAACTTCTTGTTGGACTCGAAGAGGGCGTAGGAGACGCCGACATAGTAGGGGAAGTGCTTCTCGCGCTCCTCCAGGGCGATCTGGTCCTCGCTGCGCTTCAGGCTGGCGGCCAGGTCGTTGCTGTAGTCCTCGCCGTGCCGGACCTCCGGCCCGCGCTCGAGCATCAGGACCTTCAGCCCCCGCTCGCACAGCTCCTTGGCGACCCAGCCGCCGCTGATCCCCGAACCGACGACAATGGCGTCAAACATTCCGTACTCCCGCTTCGGCGCCGGCGTTGAACAGGGCGATGGCCTGGGCGAGGGCGGCGACCGGCTCGCCCCGCGGCACGAACTCGTGGCCCACCCACTGGCCGTAGCCCTTGCGGGCCAGGAGGCCGGCGATGGCGGGCCAGTTGATCTCCTGCCGGTCGTCCAGGTCGCGGCGGCCCGGGGCGCCGGCCGTGTGGACATGGCCGATCAGGTCGAGGTGGTCGACGATGGTCCGGCTCAGGTCGCCCTCCATCAGCTGCATGTGATAGCCGTCGTAGAGGAGGCGCAGGCCCGGGTCGTCCAGTTGACGCACGATCTCGGCCCCGAAGGCGGTGCGGTCGCACTGGTGGCCGGGATGGTCGACCTTGCTGTTCAGCAGCTCCAGCAGGAGGCGCACGCCGGTCCCGCGAGCGTGCTCCACCACCGGGCCCAGGCCCTCGACGCAGGCGGCGATGGCCGGGGCGTCGGCGCCGTCGCCGATCCGCGAGCCCGAGAAGACGATCACCGCCTCGCAGCCGCCGGCGGCGGCGTCATCGATCCGCTGGCGGACTTCGTCTCGCAGGGCGGCGTGGCGGGCGGGATCATTGAAGCCGACTTCCAGGGCGTGACCACTGAGGGTGACCACCGACAGGCCAAGGTCCTGGGCCACGGGCCAGAGGTCGTCGGGCAGCATTTCCACGCCTTTCGCCCCTGCGCCGGCAGCGCCGGCCAGGAGGGCCCTGGGGTCGGTGTCAGGCGCCATGGCGAAGGACCACCAGGCGAAGCTCTGCCGGATCATGCGGCCTCCTCGGAAAGGGAAATCCAGGCCCCGTCAGCAGCGGCGCTGCGGACGGCGGCGGTGATGAAGGCCACGCCCTCGACGCCCTCGCGCACCCCGGGCAGGCCGGACAGGCGGTCGGGGGGCGCCTGTCCCGCCCGATGGGCGAGGAGGAGGTCGGCGGCGTCGGCGTAGATCTGGGCGAAACCCTCGAGGTAGCCCTCGGGGTGGCCGGCGGGCAGGCGGGTGGCGCCCTCGGCGGCGGGGGACAGGCCCGGCCCGCCCCGGCGCAGGACCTGCGGAGCCTCGCCGAGCCGGGCGAAGCGCAGGTAGTCGGGCTCTTCCTGGGACCAGTCCAGGGCGGCGTCGGCGCCGATCACCCTCAGGCGCAGGCCGTTGGAGGCGCCGATGGCCACCTGGCTGGCCCAGAGCTGGCCGCGCGCGCCGCCGGCCCAGCGAAGGCGCGCCTGGACGTCATCGTCCAGCCGCCGTCCAGCGACGAAACGGGAGGTCTCGGCGCTGACCGCCGAAGGCGTCTCGCCGGTCACGAAGGCCGCCAGGTGGAAGGCGTGGGTGGCGATGTCCCCCAGGGCGCCGCCGGGGCCCGCCTTGTCCGGATCGCCACGCCAGTCGGCCTGGCGGTTGCCGGGCAGGTCGCGGGCCAGCCAGTCCTGGGCGTACTCGGCCTGGACCACCCGGATCGGCCCCAGCACGCCGCGCGCCACCAGGTCCCGGGCGTGCCGCACCATGGGATAGCCGCTGTAGTTGTGGGTCAGTACGAAGGGCAAGCCGGTGCGGGCGACCAGGTCGGAAAGGGCCTTCGCCTCCGCGGGCCCTGTGGTCAGGGGCTTGTCGCAGATCACCGCGACCCCCGCCTCGAGGAAGGCCCGGGCGGGAGCGAAGTGGGCGGCGTTGGGGGTGACGATGGCGACGGCGTCGATCCCGTCCGGACGGGCGGCCTCGGCCCGGGCCATTTCGGCGAAGTCGCCGTAGCTTCGGTCCGGGTCCAGGCCCAGGCCCAGGCCGAAGGCCCGCGACCGCTCCGGGTCCGAGGAAAAGGCGCCGGCGACCAGGGTCCAGCGGTCGTCGAGCCGGGCGGCCATGCGGTGGACGGCGCCGATGAAGGCGCCCTCCCCGCCGCCGACCATGCCGAGCCGAAGGCGGCGCTCAGCGGTCAAGGCCAAGCATCCGGCGGTTGGCGGCGGCGTCGACCCCGGTGGCGACGAAGTCGTCGAAGCTCTTGCCGGTGACGTTGATGATGTGGTCGCGGATGAAGGGCGCGCCCTCGCGGGCCCCGTCCTCGGGCGCCTTGAGGGCGCACTCCCACTCCAGCACCGCCCAGCCCTCGTAGCCGTACTGGGCCAACTTGGAGAAGATGGCGCGGAAGTCGACCTGGCCGTCGCCGAGGGAGCGGAAGCGGCCGGCGCGCTCCTTCCAGGGCTGGTAGCCGGAATAGACCCCCTGCCGCCCGGTGGGCCGGAACTCCGCGTCCTTCACGTGGAACATCCGGATCCGCTCGTGGTAGAGGTCGATGTACTCCAGGTAGTCCAGCTGCTGCAGCATGAAGTGGCTGGGGTCATAGAGCAGGCAGGCCCGGGGATGGTGATCCACCCGGTCCCAGAACATCTCCACCGTCGCCCCGTCGAACAGGTCCTCGCTGGGATGCACCTCGTAGCAGAGGTCGACCCCCGCCTCCTCGTAGGCGTCGAGGATGGGCCGCCAGCGCCGGGCCAGTTCGTCGAAGGCTTCCTCCACCAGGCCCGCGGGCCGCTGCGGGTAGGGATAGAAGTAGGGCCAGGCCAGTGACCCCGAGAAGGTGACGCTGGCGGGCAGGCCCATCCGGCGCGAGGCCTTGGCGCCCATGAGGACCTGGTCCACCGCCCAGGCCTGCCGGGCGGCGGGATTGCCGCGCACGGCGGAGGGGACCCCGCCGTCGAACATCTCGTCATAGGCCGGATGGACGGCCACCAGCTGGCCCTGGCTGTGGGTCGACAGCTCGGAGACCTCGAGGCCGAGGTCGGCCAGCATGCCCTTGACCTCGTCGCAGTAGGCGTCGCTCTCGGCGGCGAGCTTCAGGTCGAAGAGGCGACGGTCCCAGGTGGGGATCTGGACCCCCTTGTACCCCATGTCCGCCACCCAGCGGCCAATAGCCGGCAGGGTGTTGAACGGCGCCTCGTCCCCAGCGAACTGGGCGAGGAAGATCCCCGGTCCCTTCATTGTCACTCCCCGAAAAGCATTCTCTTCACGGGCAAACTAGCACGCCCGGCGCACAGGGCGAGAGGGGCCGTCAGAGGTCGCGCAGCAGGGCCCGGACGGGCGAGGCGTCGGCGCCGGAAAGGCGCAGGGGCGGGGCGATCAGCTCGTATCGACCGTCCGGGACCCCGTCGAGGACCAGCCCCTCCAGCACCGCCATGCGCCAGCGGCCCAGGGCCTGGTGGCTGACCAGGTCCTTGGCGTCCTGAGGGTCGAGGGAGGGCCCGTCGATCCCCAGCAGGCGGACGCCGGCGACGCCCAGGGCTTCCACCAGGTCCGGTGCGGGGGTGCGGAAGTGGGTCGGCCAGGCGTCGTGGGGGAAGGGGTCGAAGGTGCGGAGAAGCACCCGGCGGGTTCCCGGCTCCAGCCTCGGCAGGACCTCCCCGGCGGCGATCCGCTCTGGCCCCTCCGTCACCGACAGGAGCTGGGCCGGGCCGAGATAGGGAACCAGGTCCACCGCATCTATGGCCGCTCCGGCGGGGTCGAAGTGCAGGGGCGCGTCGGCGTGGGCGCCCGAGTGGGTCGACAGGGTCAGGCGCGAGACATTGACCGGGCAGTCCCCCTCCAGGACCCAGGTCCGCTCCAGGCCGAAGGGGGTGTCGCCGGGCCAGACCGGCAGGTCGGCCCGCAAGGGCTGGGAGATGTCGTAGAGCCGGCGGCCGGCCTCGTCACGGGTTTCGGGGCTCATGTGACCCTCTGCTTCTCGGAGAAGGCCGGGTCGCGCCAGGCGCCGGTCTCCATGACCCGGGCGAAGCGGTCGGCCGCAGCCCAGACATCCGCCCGGCCGAGGAAAAGGGGCGAGAAGCCCAGCCGCATAAGGTCCGGCGCGCGGAAGTCCCCCGTCACGCCCTCGGCGATCAGGGCCTGGACCACCGGATAGGCGTGCGGGTGGGCGAAGGCCAGGTGCCCGCCCCGCGCCTCCCGCCGGGCCGGTGAGACGCACCGGAAGCCGTGGGCCTCGAGGGTCGGGGCGGCGCGGGCCAGGAAGAGGTCCGAGAGGCGCCGCGAGCGCTCCAGGAGGCCCTCCGGATCCAGGCCCTCGAAGAGTTCCAGGGCGGCGTGGAGGGCGGTCAGCGACAGGACGGGCGGGGTCCCCGCCATCAGCCGGGCGGCGCCGGCGGCCGGGATGTAGTCCGGCGCGAAGTCAAAGGGTCGGGCGTGACCCATCCAGCCAGCAAGTGGGTTCTCGAAGGCGGCGTGGTGGCGTCGGGCCAGGAAGGCGAAGGCCGGGGCGCCAGGGCCGCCGTTGAGGTACTTGTAGCCGCAGCCCACGGCCATGTCGGCGCCTGCGGCGTCCAGGCCGACGGGGGCGAGGCCCGCCGTGTGGCTGAGGTCCCAGAGGGTGAGGACCCCCGCCCCTGCCGCCCGGGCGGTCAGGCCCGGCAGGTCCGCCAGGGCGCCGGTGCGGTAGTGGGCATGGCTAAGGACCACCAGGGCGACGTCCGCCGACAGGGTCTCAGACAGGCCGTCGGCGGGAACCCTCCGTATACAGATGTCTTGCCGCAGGCGGGCCAGGCCCTGCAGCATATAGCCGTCGGTGGGGAACTCGTCCTCCGCCATGAGGATCACCCTGCGCCCGGGCCGGAGGGCCAGGGCGCCCGCCGCCAGCTTGAAGAGGTTGACCGAGACGGAGTCGGCGCAGGCGACCTCGTCGGGTGCGGCGCCGATCAGGGGCGCGATACGCGCCGCCGTGCGGGCCGGGAGGCCGATCCAGTCGTCCGCATTCCATCCCCCCACCAGGGACCGCCCCCACTCCTGGGCGGTGGCGCGGCGGACCGCCGCCTCGGCGCCCCGCGGGAGGGGGCCGAGGGAGTTGCCATCCAGGTAGACGCCCCCCGCCGGCAGGCGAAAGCGCCGGGACAGGGCGGCGAGGGGGTCGGCCTGGTCCAGGCGGCGGCAGGCCGCCAGGCTGTCGGGAATGGCCGCCGCGCCGCCGCCCATCAGCGGACCTTGATGAAGACCGGGTTGGCGTAGAACCAGAGGTCGTCCCAGGGGTTCTCGCCCGGGACGTCCATCGCCGGCTCGGCCTCGTCGGTCCCGGTTCCGCGCAGGCGGATGTAGCCGGAGGCCTGGACGTTCCGCAGGGTGGTCGTGAGGGTGATGAACTCGCCCTCCCGGACCCAGTCGGCGGCGGTGAAGCGGCGCTCGACCCGGGTGGTGGGGTTCTCGTCCGCCGACCGACTGGGGGCCGGGCCAGTGAGGTCGCCTCGGATCAGGTCGATCCGCTTCACCTCGGGCGACCGGCCGCCGAAGTTCTGGCCGGCGGGGTCGCGGACGCGAAGGGTGACACGCACGTCCTGGCCGCGTGAGACCGTCACCTCGCCGCCGATGCCGGCGGCCGTGGCTCCCCGGGCGACGGGGCGGACCTCCAGGTCCACCGAGGAGACCAGGTCCCCGGTAGCCACGAAGACCCGGCCATTGCGCAGGCCGTCGAGAATGTCGTCCGGCGCCTTGCGGGCCAGGACGTAGGTCTTGGCGTATTCGCCCGGCCAGAAGTCGATCCCGCCATCGGTATAGTGCCGGTGCGAGTCCGAAGTCGCGGTG
The sequence above is a segment of the Phenylobacterium parvum genome. Coding sequences within it:
- a CDS encoding sugar phosphate isomerase/epimerase family protein; translated protein: MTAYGLQLYTLRKPFAADPKGTLSRIREIGYDAVEFAAPLSMDFADLGDHLAAIGLDCPSVHAGIDDMRDRPEAVLAMARHLGCRWIVLPFVMPDQRDWDRVIADLNAFALTATDAGFRVAYHHHDFEFAPDAEGTRPFDRLVAGLDPARVSFELDVYWLKRGGEDPLAMIRQLADRVRLLHLKDYREDGGMDNVGAGTLDFPALLAAGSEVGVEHRFVEHDFPPDPYWPSVEASLRYLRGLG
- a CDS encoding TIM barrel protein translates to MIRQSFAWWSFAMAPDTDPRALLAGAAGAGAKGVEMLPDDLWPVAQDLGLSVVTLSGHALEVGFNDPARHAALRDEVRQRIDDAAAGGCEAVIVFSGSRIGDGADAPAIAACVEGLGPVVEHARGTGVRLLLELLNSKVDHPGHQCDRTAFGAEIVRQLDDPGLRLLYDGYHMQLMEGDLSRTIVDHLDLIGHVHTAGAPGRRDLDDRQEINWPAIAGLLARKGYGQWVGHEFVPRGEPVAALAQAIALFNAGAEAGVRNV
- a CDS encoding DUF2752 domain-containing protein, producing MGDHAPGCLFRLLLDQDCWGCGTLRALAALLRLDLPGALALNPLSPLVAATLVAVSAGGLLELHAHNRRSPNG
- a CDS encoding uracil-DNA glycosylase, translated to MRRGLLAQPHIHPLIAYVERLRARSSDEFPDFDPLDGGVEARLLFLLEKPGPMTSASRPGRAGSGFISRDNDDPTAEAIFNFMRDAGIPRRETVLWNLIPGWNGTRKVTAREVREGALEALRLVQLLPQLKAVVLVGARAEEARPLLTGGGFSLFSSVHPSPIMRAFRREDWKQIPERWSRAYKAAASH
- a CDS encoding YggT family protein, with product MIGSFLHFVLNGLIDVMIWAIIISAIMSWLTAFNVVNLRNGFVAGVHRVLETLTAPVLGPLQRIIPPLGGLDITPIIAILVLQGIQRFILPGLLGGL
- a CDS encoding GMC oxidoreductase, which encodes MFDAIVVGSGISGGWVAKELCERGLKVLMLERGPEVRHGEDYSNDLAASLKRSEDQIALEEREKHFPYYVGVSYALFESNKKFWASDYDHPYETAPGKPYRWIRGYQLGGRSLTWGRQSYRWAPQDFESNLKDGHGVDWPIRYDDLAPWYDHVEAFAGISGDYDGLCQLPDGDFLPPWPMNAVEEAVKANIEAAFPTRNLIMGRVANLSRTTKTHQDLGRKRCEGKLRCAHGCNLGGYFSTQAATLPAAQATGNLTVVTDAVVASVEYDAGLGRVTGVRVIDRVTKAARTYSARMVFLNASSINTSALLLNSVSDAFPRGLANGSDQVGRNLMDHVSTRPIVGRWPGFQDEPDPGERPTGIYVPRYANVTEDDKPYLRGFGMQGGAVRTRRSEAPGGMPWSMSLMPFGEVLPNPDNRVTLSATRKDAWGVPVPVIDAAHGRNEYLMMREAARDAHQMLKAAGCVDLNRWEEAAEHITPPGDRIHEMGTARMGRDPATSVVNGWGQAHQVPNLFLSDGAVMASSASMNPSLTYMALSARTANHAADLLRDGVLG
- a CDS encoding DUF167 domain-containing protein — encoded protein: MRLVVRVTPRGGRDAVEGWMRDEAGRPVLKVRVTAPPAEGAANAAVLKTLSSALGLPKSALTLAAGASARIKQVEVRGLHAAGLAACLGAPPPA
- the purU gene encoding formyltetrahydrofolate deformylase, with protein sequence MILTLSCPDRPGIVARVSTLLFEHGANIVDAQQFDDGETGRFFMRVVFTPGPGGAEGVRPGLEALAADLAMDWTLRDPKARRRVMILASQTDHCLADLIWRWRQGELPMDISAVVSNHPEASFPHTDLKGIAFHHLPVSPETKADQEARLSELIDATGTDLVILARYMQILSEDMAGRLAGRCINIHHSFLPGFKGARPYHQAHARGVKVIGATAHFVTPDLDEGPIIEQDVERISHRDQPKDLVRKGRDIERRVLARAVRWVLEDRVLLNGRKTVVFTD
- a CDS encoding FkbM family methyltransferase — its product is MVAISRADFLLLMVGLRDSDPGKDEQIAFLQFCMDNAAWSHGQFLQDLWVAYETKMRTGGFFVEFGATDGIKFSNTRALETRLGWSGILAEPARIWYPALRRNRACFIDDRCVWTKTGETLVFNQPAIAAHSTIDAYSRGDSLAGTRAEGRRYEVTTVSLNDLLAHWNAPRRIDYLSIDTEGSELDILQALDFGAWEIRLITVEHNHTPKRREIHDFLVSKGYQRKFERLSNVDDWYVRTY
- a CDS encoding TM2 domain-containing protein, giving the protein MAEFTFMEQQMLTQDLTDQQKVLFNGQFASEKKDRTLIFVLSILFGTLGVDRFMVGDIGFGILKLLTFGGCGILWLVDLFLIWGRVDDFNRRKASELVATIKMTTPAAPPPAAPAATPAA
- a CDS encoding Gfo/Idh/MocA family protein; translated protein: MTAERRLRLGMVGGGEGAFIGAVHRMAARLDDRWTLVAGAFSSDPERSRAFGLGLGLDPDRSYGDFAEMARAEAARPDGIDAVAIVTPNAAHFAPARAFLEAGVAVICDKPLTTGPAEAKALSDLVARTGLPFVLTHNYSGYPMVRHARDLVARGVLGPIRVVQAEYAQDWLARDLPGNRQADWRGDPDKAGPGGALGDIATHAFHLAAFVTGETPSAVSAETSRFVAGRRLDDDVQARLRWAGGARGQLWASQVAIGASNGLRLRVIGADAALDWSQEEPDYLRFARLGEAPQVLRRGGPGLSPAAEGATRLPAGHPEGYLEGFAQIYADAADLLLAHRAGQAPPDRLSGLPGVREGVEGVAFITAAVRSAAADGAWISLSEEAA